From Xyrauchen texanus isolate HMW12.3.18 chromosome 36, RBS_HiC_50CHRs, whole genome shotgun sequence, one genomic window encodes:
- the LOC127629568 gene encoding alpha-2-macroglobulin-like, translating to MALNFSSFRKGLLLVSFLLISVKGQTSGPYFMVTFAAVIQSGSDAKLCASLLKPNESLVMNIYLVKGNQSTLLLQEKTNEEFHRCFNFQAPLTETDSVQKMKVEIQGESFEMIEERKVMFRHYHPLTFIQTDKPIYTPGQTVHFRVVTMDTNFVPLDQQYSTVVLEDSQHNRIGQWTNISSTRWILERSYELNPEARQGIYSLKAFIGIRVITQNFKVEKYVLPKFDITISTPKTVSVADEEMSIEVCGKYTYGQPLPGKSWMNVCRNPLSYHSGHHIIPLCFNETFEMKETGCASHTFNVSAFFNSTLNDRLHNFLQVEVKVTEEGTETTMTQSEIVSLTYKTGKVIFTDLPKTFVHGSVIEGKVKLTNFKGKPIHNKAVYVLEARSWPSNILLNLTTDNNGLANFSLNTSSLHNNDINLMASVYPVTRYPAYNMPYFSTNRKTVQVFRPATPHTPTLSELTIKNLNQLLKCDAEFPVTIKYYFVGETVDDFNTDIVYMVLSRGTIVHHGYEKVKVKASNGISRGSVTFRLSVDGHLTPVVQIVAYCVLPSESVVAESIHFNIEQCFQNKVSLQFSPAKAVPGEDNSLQLSADPGSLCGLSAIDQSVLILESGKRLNTEKIFRMLPVQSVSDYPYGVEDEQQCLHVRARRAVPTDHAYETLKKVGLKMATNLAVREPQCLTYRGLTYHRYNDIVMYDYLSNVVGSDDSGQLDGGGSLFDVTVRTIFPETWIWQLAEVGDSGSTQVPVKVPDTITTWETEAFCLSSKGLGLAPPAQLTVFQPFFLELSLPYSIIRGEIFELKATVFNYLSKCIMVKVTPAPSSDYTLKASSDDHYSSCLCANERKTLKWILTPSSLGVLNITVSAEAEQSQTMCDNEIVSCSERGRIDIVTRSLLVQAEGTEKTETHSWLLCPKDNSLSEEVSLTLPKDVIEGSVRSSVSVLGDILGRALQNLHGLLRMPYGCGEQNIAVLSPNIYILQYLQNTEQLTSAIRERATGFLKSGYQRQLNYKHYNGAYSTFGHGEGNTWLTAFVLRSFGKAQKYIFIDPHNIQSAKEWLIRRQGQDGCFMQQGRLFNNRMKGGVNDNVTMTTYITASLLELETPVTDPVVSKGLSCLRSIIGNLKNTYTTALLAYTFSLAGETDTRQTLLKELDNVAISDGGHLHWSQVVSDDASDSLAVEISSYVLLAVLTAESVTTADLGYANRIVSWLVKQQNAYGGFSSTQDTVVALQALSLFATKVFSSDGSSTVTVLSAGDNHHFDVNQDNKLLYQERTLQNVPGKYSIEVKGSTCVSVQMALFYNIPTPGENKTLSIEATTEGDCEQSSSQNFMLKFTVKYDGSLAKTNMVIVDIKLLSGFTADTSLLGSPPIGIFVPLVERVDTKDDHVIVYLKELEKNIPMNYQIQLKQVVPVQNLKPAVIKVYDYYQTSDQSEIEYSIHMSCFHSAAL from the exons ATGGCTCTTAATTTTAGTTCTTTTCGGAAAGGGCTCCTTCTAGTCTCTTTCCTCCTCATCTCTGTTAAAGGACAAACGTCAGGCCC CTATTTCATGGTGACATTTGCTGCAGTGATCCAGTCAGGATCTGATGCTAAACTGTGTGCAAGTCTTCTTAAGCCTAATGAGAGTCTTGTAATGAACATTTATCTGGTGAAAGGCAACCAGAGCACATTACTGTTACAGGAGAAAACTAATGAAGAGTTTCACCGCTGTTTTAACTTTCAG GCTCCACTGACAGAAACAGATTCCGTGCAGAAAATGAAGGTAGAAATTCAGGGGGAGTCTTTTGAGATGATTGAAGAACGAAAAGTCATGTTTAGACATTACCATCCTTTGACCTTTATCCAGACTGATAAACCCATCTATACACCAGGACAAACAG TGCATTTCAGAGTTGTCACCATGGATACAAATTTTGTACCACTTGATCAGCAG tacagtacagtggtGCTTGAG GACAGTCAACATAACAGGATTGGTCAATGGACAAATATTTCCTCAACAAGGTGGATATTGGAGCGTTCTTATGAATTAAACCCAGAAGCCCGTCAAGGCATTTACAGTCTGAAGGCTTTTATTGGTATAAGAGTTATCACACAAAATTTTAAAGTGGAAAAGTATG TTTTGCCTAAGTTTGATATTACAATATCAACACCAAAGACAGTGAGTGTTGCTGATGAGGAAATGAGCATTGAAGTTTGTGGAAA ATACACATACGGTCAGCCTTTACCTGGTAAATCATGGATGAATGTGTGTCGCAATCCTTTATCTTACCATTCTGGCCATCACATCATTCCACTGTGTTTCAATGAAACCTTTGAG ATGAAAGAGACAGGCTGTGCATCTCACACCTTCAATGTATCTGCCTTTTTTAACTCTACATTAAATGATCGACTGCACAATTTTCTACAAGTGGAAGTGAAAGTTACAGAAGAAGGAACAG AGACCACCATGACACAATCTGAAATTGTTTCTCTCACTTATAAAACTGGCAAAGTCATATTTACTGACctacccaaaacatttgtacATGGATCAGTAATTGAAGGAAAA gTCAAACTTACAAATTTCAAAGGAAAACCAATTCATAACAAAGCAGTATATGTTCTTGAGGCTAGAAGTTGGCCCTCAAACATTCTGCTAAATCTTACTACAGATAACAACGGACTGGCCAACTTTTCGCTTAATACATCTAGTCTTCATAACAATGATATTAATCTGATG GCAAGTGTATATCCAGTGACTCGTTATCCTGCCTACAACATGCCTTACTTCTCTACTAATCGAAAAACAGTTCAGGTTTTCCGGCCTGCCACACCACATACACCAACATTAAGTGAATTGACTATAAAGAATCTTAATCAACTATTAAAATGTGATGCTGAATTTCCAGTGACTATTAAGTATTATTTTGTTGGAGAGACTGTTGATGACTTCAACACTGACATTGTCTACATG GTCTTGTCCAGAGGCACGATAGTTCATCATGGATATGAGAAGGTCAAAGTGAAGGCTTCTAATGGAATATCACGTGGCTCAGTGACATTCAGACTGTCTGTTGATGGTCATCTGACTCCAGTAGTGCAGATTGTGGCATACTGCGTTCTTCCCAGTGAGAGTGTTGTTGCTGAGAGTATACATTTCAACAttgaacaatgttttcaaaacaag GTGTCCCTGCAGTTTTCTCCAGCTAAAGCAGTTCCAGGTGAAGACAACTCTCTGCAGCTCTCAGCTGACCCTGGTTCACTGTGTGGCCTCAGTGCTATAGATCAGAGTGTACTGATCCTGGAGTCAGGAAAACGGCTGAACACAGAAAAG ATCTTCAGAATGCTTCCAGTGCAATCAGTATCAGATTATCCTTATGGTGTTGAAGATGAGCAGCAGTGTTTGCATGTTAGAGCCCGTCGAGCTGTGCCAACAGACCACGCCTATGAAACCTTAAAG AAAGTAGGATTGAAGATGGCAACAAATTTGGCTGTGCGAGAACCTCAGTGTCTGACATACAGGGGCTTGACTTATCACAGATACAACGATATAG TGATGTATGATTATCTTTCCAATGTGGTTGGATCGGATGACAGTGGACAATTAGATGGAGGTGGTTCGTTATTTGATGTAACAGTTCGGACCATCTTTCCAGAAACATGGATTTGGCAACTTGCTGAAGTTGG GGACTCTGGATCGACACAGGTTCCTGTCAAGGTTCCTGACACCATCACCACTTGGGAGACGGAGGCCTTTTGTCTGTCCTCCAAAGGTCTGGGTCTGGCTCCTCCTGCTCAGCTGACAGTTTTCCAGCCCTTCTTCCTGGAGCTCTCTCTGCCTTACTCCATCATCCGTGGGGAGATCTTTGAGCTGAAGGCCACTGTCTTCAACTATCTGTCCAAGTGTATCATG GTTAAAGTAACTCCAGCTCCTTCTTCAGACTACACTCTCAAAGCCTCCTCTGATGATCACTATTCATCCTGTTTATGTGCTAATGAAAGAAAAACCTTGAAATGGATTCTCACTCCTTCTTCTCTGG GAGTCTTGAATATTACGGTCAGTGCAGAGGCAGAGCAGTCACAGACTATGTGTGACAATGAGATTGTGAGCTGCTCGGAGAGAGGACGCATTGACATAGTTACACGAAGTCTGCTTGTACAG GCTGAAGGAACTGAAAAGACAGAGACCCACAGCTGGTTACTGTGTCCAAAGG ACAACAGTCTCTCAGAGGAGGTGAGTCTAACTCTTCCCAAAGATGTAATAGAGGGATCAGTCAGATCATCTGTTTCTGTTCTTG GAGACATATTGGGCCGTGCACTGCAGAACCTTCACGGATTATTAAGGATGCCATATGGCTGCGGAGAGCAGAACATTGCTGTTCTTTCTCCCAATATTTACATTCTACAGTACCTGCAGAACACTGAGCAGCTGACATCAGCCATCCGAGAGAGAGCCACCGGCTTCCTTAAGAGTG GATACCAGCGACAACTGAACTACAAACATTACAATGGTGCATACAGCACATTCGGCCATGGTGAGGGGAATACATG GTTGACTGCCTTTGTCCTGAGGTCTTTTGGCAAAGCACAGAAATACATATTTATTGATCCACATAATATTCAGAGTGCAAAGGAATGGTTAATAAGAAGGCAGGGTCAAGATGGCTGTTTTATGCAACAAGGAAGACTGTTCAACAACAGAATGAAG GGTGGAGTAAATGATAATGTGACCATGACCACCTACATTACAGCATCATTGCTTGAACTGGAAACTCCAGTAACA GATCCTGTAGTCTCCAAAGGTTTGTCATGTTTGAGGTCCATCATTGGGAATCTCAAAAACACTTACACCACTGCTCTGCTTGCCTACACTTTCAGTCTGGCTGGAGAGACGGACACTCGACAGACACTTTTAAAAGAGCTGGACAATGTTGCTATTTCAGATG GAGGTCATCTTCACTGGTCTCAGGTTGTATCTGATGATGCGTCTGATTCTCTGGCTGTGGAAATCAGCTCATATGTGCTGCTAGCTGTTCTCACTGCAGAGTCGGTCACTACAGCTGATCTGGGTTATGCAAACAGGATTGTCAGCTGGCTTGTGAAGCAGCAGAATGCCTATGGAGGATTCTCCTCCACCCAG GACACAGTTGTGGCTCTTCAGGCTCTGTCTTTGTTCGCCACTAAAGTCTTCAGCTCAGATGGCTCCAGCACAGTTACTGTACTTTCAGCAGGAGACAATCACCACTTTGATGTGAATCAGGACAACAAGTTACTGTACCAGGAGAGGACACTGCAGAACGTTCCAGGCAAATACAGTATTGAAGTGAAGGGCTCCACCTGTGTGTCTGTGCAG ATGGCTCTGTTCTACAACATTCCCACTCCTGGCGAGAATAAAACATTGAGTATTGAAGCTACGACTGAGGGAGATTGTGAACAATCATCTAGCCAAAATTTCATGTTGAAATTCACTGTCAA ATATGATGGTTCACTGGCAAAAACTAACATGGTCATTGTGGACATTAAACTGTTATCTGGATTCACGGCAGATACATCTTTG CTTGGAAGTCCTCCTATAGGTATATTTGTACCACTTGTGGAGCGAGTTGATACTAAAGATGATCATGTCATTGTGTATTTGAAGGAG CTCGAAAAAAATATTCCAATGAACTACCAGATACAATTGAAACAGGTTGTTCCAGTGCAGAATCTCAAGCCAGCTGTAATCAAAGTCTATGATTACTACCAAACAA GTGATCAGTCAGAGATCGAGTACTCCATCCACATGTCATGCTTCCATTCTGCAGCTTTATAG